In the genome of Marinomonas algicola, the window ATTGATTGGTTATCTGGTTTATAAACATTTGAGTAAAAAAAAGCGCCGAAATGATAAGCAAGAAATGAGTAAAGAGAATAGCGACAATAATAAGTGAGCTTAAACAGAATAATCGCATGTTTGATTGCACATCATTACTCTTTAAACTGGATGATGTGCAATCTATCGTTAGGTTAGATCCGCACTGTCCTCTAAGGGGTTGATCCCTCGATAACGTTTATTTTTGGCGTCTTTAACTTGGCTTAGATCAACAAGTACAAGACCATCGATACAAAAACCAAAGTCAGCATCAACGCCAAAGTCTAAAAATCGAACGCCATTATTGTCGCATAATTCACTGTACTGTTTGTATAAAGTGGGTACCGAAACGTTTAAATGATTCAGCTGTTCTTTCAGTGTTTTAAAGTCTTCGTCGTAGGCTTTTCCCTTGATGAGAGAGGTAACGTAGTTCTTATTATCTAAAGATATTTGATAAGGGGAAAAAGACGACGCTAATGAATCTGTATCTGGAAAGTGCACTGAATAGAAGTAAACCAGTAAATCTTTTGCTAACTGGGGATAGTTATTACTTAGGCTCACTGGTCCAAATAAATATCTTACTTCAGGGTGGCGGTTTAAATATGCTCCTATACCGTACCAAAGATAATCTAGACTTCTCTTCCCCCAATATTTCGGCTGGACAAAACTGCGTCCTAATTCAACCCCTTGTTCTAAATAAGGAATCATGTCGGGTGACAGTTGGAATAGATCTTCGGTATAAATAGCGTGGGTACTGCCACTTTTAATGTATTTATTAATTTCTCCGATACGGTACGCGCCAACAATTTCAAGTTGCTCTTCATCCCAAAGAACCAAATGTCGATAGTATTGATCAAACTTATCGAGGTCAGCGCTTTGTCCTGTGCCTTCTCCTACCGTGCGAAACGAAATCTCTCTTAACCGACCAATTTCCTTGATCGTCGAAGATTGGTCGAGATAGTCGAATAAATAAATGTGTTTCCCGTCTTTGGTGCTACCAAGAAACTCGGAATGACTTAATTCCGCTTTTATTCGCTTGCTGTCTTGTGGGTGGGAAATGGTGGTTTCCGTTTGTAGCAGTGGCTTTTTACCCTTTGCAATACGGTAAAGGTGGCGCTTGACGAGTTTATTTTTTTCTTTATTACTCAGAGGTAATTTGGCTAATTCTTGAATCGGAATTTGTTGGCCTATTTGAATTGGCACATGGCGATTCTGCTGTTTAAACATTTCATGGGCAAGCTGAATAGTCGATAAAGGGCGGTAAATAATAGAGCTAGTGTAAAAGAGCAGAGAGTTACGGCCGTTAATATAAACAGGGAGTAGGGGGCTATTGGTTTTTTGAGCCAATTTTAGGTAACTTGCACTCCATTTTTGATCTTTAATGCCACTGGGTGAGAGGCGGGAAACTTCTCCAGCGGGGAAAATAATGACGGCTTGCTCTTTTCGCAGACAGTCAATAATGTTTTTGAGCTGTTTACTGCTGCTTTTCCTTGAAAGAT includes:
- a CDS encoding GNAT family N-acyltransferase, which produces MHIEQIIAEKSPNFLQKHPLFTRPTLEILKHLFHEQEVNNFLDQNKDCLGFEFIDRVLNHFNFNYQASQIDRRNIPATGRVIIIANHPLGALDGLALLRLVGEVRNDVKIIANDMLMHFDALKNLILPVDNLSRKSSSKQLKNIIDCLRKEQAVIIFPAGEVSRLSPSGIKDQKWSASYLKLAQKTNSPLLPVYINGRNSLLFYTSSIIYRPLSTIQLAHEMFKQQNRHVPIQIGQQIPIQELAKLPLSNKEKNKLVKRHLYRIAKGKKPLLQTETTISHPQDSKRIKAELSHSEFLGSTKDGKHIYLFDYLDQSSTIKEIGRLREISFRTVGEGTGQSADLDKFDQYYRHLVLWDEEQLEIVGAYRIGEINKYIKSGSTHAIYTEDLFQLSPDMIPYLEQGVELGRSFVQPKYWGKRSLDYLWYGIGAYLNRHPEVRYLFGPVSLSNNYPQLAKDLLVYFYSVHFPDTDSLASSFSPYQISLDNKNYVTSLIKGKAYDEDFKTLKEQLNHLNVSVPTLYKQYSELCDNNGVRFLDFGVDADFGFCIDGLVLVDLSQVKDAKNKRYRGINPLEDSADLT